Proteins encoded in a region of the Zea mays cultivar B73 chromosome 2, Zm-B73-REFERENCE-NAM-5.0, whole genome shotgun sequence genome:
- the LOC100274784 gene encoding uncharacterized protein isoform X1, with amino-acid sequence MDDQRQPVCKAKRGAREEEVHAAPPDFPFEEAAATAGEGDDGGEASRRPPGVFQFPWQECSGGLGVSAAGPWELRDVFFRSLVDGGAAAIGVPGDRLVSPPTGRRALLEGVDAWLAAAADGEVDPVWRSALMAPRPRAEDGDGRTSWALPAHASGVSPAWH; translated from the coding sequence ATGGACGACCAGCGGCAGCCGGTGTGCAAGGCGAAGCGCGGCGCGAGGGAGGAGGAGGTCCACGCCGCGCCGCCGGACTTCCCATTCGAGGAGGCCGCGGCGACGGCGGGGGAGGGCGACGACGGCGGGGAGGCGTCGCGGCGGCCGCCGGGGGTTTTCCAGTTCCCCTGGCAGGAGTGCAGCGGCGGGCTGGGCGTGTCCGCCGCGGGGCCGTGGGAGCTGCGCGACGTCTTCTTCCGCTCCCTCGTCGACGGGGGCGCCGCGGCCATCGGCGTGCCGGGGGACCGGCTGGTGTCTCCGCCGACCGGCAGGCGCGCGCTCCTCGAGGGGGTCGACGCGTGGCTCGCCGCGGCCGCCGACGGCGAGGTGGACCCGGTCTGGCGGTCCGCGCTCATGGCCCCGCGGCCGCGGGCCGAGGACGGAGACGGACGGACGTCGTGGGCCCTCCCCGCGCATGCTTCCGGGGTGAGCCCCGCGTGGCATTGA
- the LOC100274784 gene encoding uncharacterized protein LOC100274784: MTMHTHHACVSMAVIPSSSSSELWISDAAQCACMDDQRQPVCKAKRGAREEEVHAAPPDFPFEEAAATAGEGDDGGEASRRPPGVFQFPWQECSGGLGVSAAGPWELRDVFFRSLVDGGAAAIGVPGDRLVSPPTGRRALLEGVDAWLAAAADGEVDPVWRSALMAPRPRAEDGDGRTSWALPAHASGVSPAWH, from the coding sequence ATGACGATGCATACGCATCATGCATGTGTGTCGATGGCGGTgattccttcttcttcttcctctgaatTATGGATTTCTGACGCGGCGCAGTGCGCGTGCATGGACGACCAGCGGCAGCCGGTGTGCAAGGCGAAGCGCGGCGCGAGGGAGGAGGAGGTCCACGCCGCGCCGCCGGACTTCCCATTCGAGGAGGCCGCGGCGACGGCGGGGGAGGGCGACGACGGCGGGGAGGCGTCGCGGCGGCCGCCGGGGGTTTTCCAGTTCCCCTGGCAGGAGTGCAGCGGCGGGCTGGGCGTGTCCGCCGCGGGGCCGTGGGAGCTGCGCGACGTCTTCTTCCGCTCCCTCGTCGACGGGGGCGCCGCGGCCATCGGCGTGCCGGGGGACCGGCTGGTGTCTCCGCCGACCGGCAGGCGCGCGCTCCTCGAGGGGGTCGACGCGTGGCTCGCCGCGGCCGCCGACGGCGAGGTGGACCCGGTCTGGCGGTCCGCGCTCATGGCCCCGCGGCCGCGGGCCGAGGACGGAGACGGACGGACGTCGTGGGCCCTCCCCGCGCATGCTTCCGGGGTGAGCCCCGCGTGGCATTGA